Proteins encoded by one window of Sciurus carolinensis chromosome 12, mSciCar1.2, whole genome shotgun sequence:
- the Bambi gene encoding BMP and activin membrane-bound inhibitor homolog isoform X2: MCKSELSACFSRLLDPQNTNSPLTHGCLDSLASTADICQAKQAQNHSGTTMPTLECCHEDMCNYRGLHDVLSPPKGESSGQGNRYQHDGSRNLITKVQELTSSKELWFRAAVIAVPIAGGLILVLLIMLALRMLRSENKRLQDQRQQMLSRLHYSFHGHHSKKGQVAKLDLECMVPVSGHENCCLTCDKMRQADLSNDKILSLVHWGMYSGHGKLEFV, translated from the exons ATGTGTAAATCTGAGCTCAGCGCCTGCTTCTCTAGACTTCTGGATCCTCAGAACACAAACTCCCCACTCACCCATGGCTGCCTAGATTCTCTTGCAAGCACAGCAGACATCTGCCAAGCCAAACAGGCCCAAAACCACTctggcaccaccatgcccacatTGGAATGTTGTCATGAAGACATGTGCAATTACAGAGGGCtgcatgatgttctgtctccTCCCAAGGGTGAATCCTCAG GACAAGGAAACAGATATCAGCACGATGGTAGCAGAAACCTCATCACCAAGGTGCAGGAGCTGACTTCTTCCAAAGAATTGTGGTTTCGGGCAGCTGTGATTGCAGTTCCCATTGCTGGTGGGCTGATTTTAGTGTTGCTGATTATGTTGGCCTTGAGGATGCTCCGAAGTGAAAACAAGAGACTGCAGGATCAGCGGCAGCAGATGCTCTCTCGTTTGCACTACAGCTTTCACGGACACCATTCCAAAAAGGGGCAGGTTGCAAAGTTAGACTTGGAATGCATGGTCCCGGTCAGTGGGCACGAAAACTGCTGTCTGACCTGTGATAAAATGAGACAAGCAGACCTCAGCAATGATAAGATCCTCTCCCTCGTTCACTGGGGCATGTACAGTGGTCACGGGAAGCTGGAATTCGTATGA
- the Bambi gene encoding BMP and activin membrane-bound inhibitor homolog isoform X1, with translation MDRHSSYIFIWLQLELCAMAVLLTKGEIRCYCDAAHCVATGYMCKSELSACFSRLLDPQNTNSPLTHGCLDSLASTADICQAKQAQNHSGTTMPTLECCHEDMCNYRGLHDVLSPPKGESSGQGNRYQHDGSRNLITKVQELTSSKELWFRAAVIAVPIAGGLILVLLIMLALRMLRSENKRLQDQRQQMLSRLHYSFHGHHSKKGQVAKLDLECMVPVSGHENCCLTCDKMRQADLSNDKILSLVHWGMYSGHGKLEFV, from the exons ATGGATCGCCACTCCAGCTACATCTTCATTTGGCTGCAGCTCGAACTCTGCGCCATGGCGGTACTGCTCACCAAAG GAGAAATTCGATGCTACTGTGATGCTGCCCACTGTGTGGCAACTGGTTATATGTGTAAATCTGAGCTCAGCGCCTGCTTCTCTAGACTTCTGGATCCTCAGAACACAAACTCCCCACTCACCCATGGCTGCCTAGATTCTCTTGCAAGCACAGCAGACATCTGCCAAGCCAAACAGGCCCAAAACCACTctggcaccaccatgcccacatTGGAATGTTGTCATGAAGACATGTGCAATTACAGAGGGCtgcatgatgttctgtctccTCCCAAGGGTGAATCCTCAG GACAAGGAAACAGATATCAGCACGATGGTAGCAGAAACCTCATCACCAAGGTGCAGGAGCTGACTTCTTCCAAAGAATTGTGGTTTCGGGCAGCTGTGATTGCAGTTCCCATTGCTGGTGGGCTGATTTTAGTGTTGCTGATTATGTTGGCCTTGAGGATGCTCCGAAGTGAAAACAAGAGACTGCAGGATCAGCGGCAGCAGATGCTCTCTCGTTTGCACTACAGCTTTCACGGACACCATTCCAAAAAGGGGCAGGTTGCAAAGTTAGACTTGGAATGCATGGTCCCGGTCAGTGGGCACGAAAACTGCTGTCTGACCTGTGATAAAATGAGACAAGCAGACCTCAGCAATGATAAGATCCTCTCCCTCGTTCACTGGGGCATGTACAGTGGTCACGGGAAGCTGGAATTCGTATGA